The proteins below come from a single Leptotrichia sp. oral taxon 223 genomic window:
- a CDS encoding UbiA family prenyltransferase, translating to MNESNINSKKSIIQYIKNFKIYLNERFPLGKNSFFVLIFTLSGYIYTSLLYNSKIMYLFTNGVKIGIFQYKIIALFIIIFMFFFQLRITDEFKDYEEDLKYRAYRPVQRGIISLKTLGKIGIATVIIQIMLAHVIDPEIIYFMIFVWIYMFLMAKEFFIKKWLTKRILIYALSHVVIMVFITLVIVEATQYIVPKNIFDVFILQWYKHNIDFALIPLFALNYLNGIVLEIGRKTRKNDEEEHGVQTYSKLWGRKKAVVILSLLFVIEYFLVILGLAHTYEKYFLFSGLTLLVILIVSIYFMVKFLKQDLSGKIVEAVSGLWIIFSSMSMGLLPYLFFSLTK from the coding sequence ATGAACGAAAGTAATATAAATTCAAAAAAATCAATAATCCAATATATAAAAAACTTCAAAATATATTTGAATGAGCGATTCCCATTAGGAAAAAACTCTTTTTTCGTATTGATTTTTACTCTGTCAGGATACATTTATACAAGTTTGTTATACAATTCAAAAATTATGTATCTTTTTACAAACGGAGTTAAAATAGGGATATTTCAATATAAAATAATCGCTCTATTTATCATAATTTTTATGTTTTTCTTTCAATTAAGAATTACAGATGAATTTAAGGATTATGAAGAAGACTTAAAATATAGGGCTTACCGTCCTGTTCAAAGAGGTATAATTTCCTTAAAAACATTAGGAAAAATAGGAATTGCAACTGTTATAATACAAATAATGCTTGCACACGTTATAGATCCTGAAATTATCTATTTTATGATATTTGTATGGATTTATATGTTCTTAATGGCAAAGGAATTTTTTATAAAAAAATGGCTTACAAAAAGAATTTTGATTTATGCTCTCTCCCACGTTGTAATAATGGTATTCATTACTCTTGTTATTGTAGAAGCTACACAATACATTGTACCAAAAAATATTTTTGACGTTTTTATATTACAATGGTATAAACATAATATTGATTTTGCGTTAATTCCTCTTTTCGCATTAAATTATTTAAATGGAATCGTACTGGAAATAGGAAGAAAAACGAGAAAGAATGATGAAGAGGAACATGGAGTGCAAACATATAGTAAACTTTGGGGGAGAAAAAAGGCTGTGGTTATTTTAAGTCTACTTTTTGTTATTGAATATTTTCTTGTCATTCTTGGGCTTGCCCATACTTATGAAAAATATTTTTTATTCAGCGGATTAACATTGCTTGTAATATTGATAGTTTCAATATATTTTATGGTAAAATTTTTGAAACAGGATTTATCAGGAAAAATTGTTGAGGCTGTGTCAGGACTTTGGATTATTTTTTCAAGTATGAGTATGGGGCTTCTTCCGTATTTATTTTTTAGTTTAACAAAATAA
- the murQ gene encoding N-acetylmuramic acid 6-phosphate etherase: protein MIELEKLSTEENNPNSKDIELQDSLEIVRRINEEDKKVAFCVEKELENISRLINAILSKYKKETRIIYIGAGTSGRLGILDASECPPTYGVSFEKVQGLIAGGNEAIFKAKENAEDKPELGKQDLLNINLTEKDAVIGLAASGRTPYVLGAIEYANSIGAITGSITCSKNSNLSKVSQYPIEVPVGAEIVTGSTRMKSGTAQKMILNMISTTIMIKLGKVFSGYMVDVKTSNQKLVERAKRIIMKTTGTDYEKASSVLMKAGNDVKTAIVMILLNIDREMAMEKLKQYDNNVAKLVHEYSEKNI from the coding sequence ATGATTGAACTGGAAAAATTGTCTACCGAAGAGAATAATCCGAATAGCAAGGATATTGAACTGCAGGATAGCCTTGAGATTGTGAGAAGGATAAATGAGGAAGACAAGAAAGTGGCGTTTTGCGTAGAAAAAGAATTAGAGAACATTTCACGGCTGATAAATGCCATATTGTCAAAATATAAAAAAGAAACAAGAATTATATATATTGGTGCAGGAACATCGGGAAGGCTTGGAATTCTTGACGCTTCAGAATGCCCTCCTACTTATGGTGTTTCCTTTGAGAAAGTTCAAGGGCTGATTGCCGGTGGAAACGAGGCGATATTTAAGGCTAAGGAAAATGCTGAAGATAAGCCAGAACTGGGAAAACAGGATTTGCTAAATATTAATCTCACAGAAAAAGATGCAGTTATTGGGCTTGCCGCTTCTGGCAGAACTCCCTATGTTTTAGGGGCAATAGAATATGCAAACAGCATTGGTGCAATTACGGGAAGTATAACTTGCTCGAAAAATTCTAATTTATCTAAAGTTAGCCAGTATCCAATAGAAGTTCCCGTTGGAGCGGAAATTGTTACAGGCTCTACCAGAATGAAGTCTGGAACGGCACAGAAAATGATACTTAATATGATTTCCACAACAATTATGATAAAACTGGGAAAAGTATTTTCAGGCTACATGGTGGATGTAAAAACTTCCAATCAGAAACTGGTTGAGCGGGCGAAAAGAATAATAATGAAAACTACTGGGACTGATTATGAAAAGGCAAGTTCTGTTTTGATGAAAGCTGGAAATGATGTGAAAACTGCCATTGTTATGATACTTTTGAATATTGATAGGGAGATGGCAATGGAAAAATTAAAACAATATGATAACAATGTGGCAAAATTGGTACATGAATATTCTGAAAAAAATATTTAG
- a CDS encoding 6-phospho-beta-glucosidase, whose product MEKRDGIKIVTIGGGSSYTPELIEGFIKRIKELPVREIWLVDIEERKEKLEIVGNLAKRMVEKAGIDCKVYLTLDRREAIKDADFVTTQFRVGLLDARIKDERIPFENGLLGQETNGAGGMFKAFRTIPVILDIVKDIKELAPNAWLINFTNPAGIVTEAVLNYGNFEKVVGLCNIPVHTQMDCASLYEKDISEFKFQFAGLNHFVWYKVWDKKGNELTADLWDKRQDKENLGVKNIVSINYDYDQIKNLGMLPCDYHRYYYLQDEMLAEGLKSYKEKGTRGEIVKRVEAELFELYKDVNLKEKPKQLEQRGGAYYSDAACELISAIYNDKGIIMAVNTRNKGAIADLPYNSAVEISSYITATGPKPITFGKFPNAGQRGYIQLMKAMEELTVEAAVTGNYYTALQAFTTNPLVPGTTIGRKVLNELLDAHEKYLPQFKDYYENREKYQNGGK is encoded by the coding sequence ATGGAAAAAAGGGATGGAATTAAAATTGTAACGATTGGTGGAGGCTCTAGCTATACTCCTGAACTGATAGAAGGATTTATCAAGAGAATAAAGGAATTACCAGTTAGGGAAATATGGCTGGTTGATATTGAAGAAAGAAAAGAAAAATTAGAAATAGTTGGAAATTTGGCTAAAAGAATGGTGGAAAAGGCTGGTATTGACTGCAAGGTTTATTTGACGCTGGATAGAAGAGAAGCTATAAAAGATGCGGATTTTGTGACTACTCAGTTTCGTGTGGGACTGCTTGATGCGAGAATTAAAGATGAAAGAATACCATTTGAAAATGGACTTCTGGGGCAGGAAACAAATGGAGCTGGGGGAATGTTCAAGGCATTTCGTACAATTCCTGTGATACTTGATATTGTGAAGGATATAAAGGAACTTGCTCCAAATGCCTGGCTTATTAACTTTACAAATCCTGCGGGAATTGTGACAGAAGCTGTCCTAAATTATGGAAATTTTGAAAAAGTTGTTGGGCTTTGCAATATCCCAGTACATACTCAGATGGATTGTGCAAGCCTTTACGAAAAAGATATTAGCGAGTTTAAATTCCAATTTGCAGGGCTAAATCACTTTGTCTGGTACAAAGTTTGGGATAAGAAAGGAAATGAACTTACGGCGGATTTATGGGATAAAAGGCAGGATAAGGAAAATCTCGGTGTAAAAAATATTGTCAGCATAAATTATGATTATGATCAGATAAAAAATCTAGGAATGCTGCCTTGTGATTATCATAGATATTATTATTTGCAGGATGAAATGTTGGCGGAAGGATTGAAGTCATATAAGGAGAAAGGAACAAGAGGGGAAATTGTTAAAAGAGTTGAAGCTGAACTTTTTGAACTTTACAAGGATGTAAATTTGAAGGAAAAACCTAAACAGCTTGAACAGAGAGGTGGAGCCTATTATTCTGACGCAGCCTGTGAATTGATTAGTGCGATTTATAACGATAAAGGCATAATAATGGCTGTAAATACTAGAAACAAAGGGGCTATTGCAGATTTACCGTATAATTCGGCAGTTGAAATTTCCTCATACATTACTGCAACTGGGCCAAAACCAATAACATTTGGTAAATTTCCAAATGCTGGGCAGAGAGGATATATTCAGCTAATGAAGGCAATGGAAGAACTGACTGTAGAAGCGGCTGTTACAGGAAATTACTACACTGCGTTGCAGGCTTTCACTACAAATCCACTAGTTCCAGGAACTACAATCGGAAGAAAAGTTTTGAATGAGCTGCTGGATGCACACGAAAAATATTTGCCACAGTTTAAGGACTATTATGAAAACAGAGAAAAATATCAAAATGGAGGAAAATAA
- a CDS encoding PTS lactose/cellobiose transporter subunit IIA: protein MDKEQMELVVFEIVNSAGMAKGLAYEALSEAEKGNFEKAENLLKEADEALLSAHNIQTEIIQAEVNGKGITPSVLFVHSQDHLMTAIEAKTLIEGMIKMYKRIDKLEKQ, encoded by the coding sequence ATGGACAAGGAACAAATGGAATTAGTCGTCTTTGAAATTGTAAATAGTGCTGGAATGGCAAAAGGACTGGCTTACGAAGCGTTAAGCGAAGCAGAAAAAGGAAATTTTGAAAAAGCAGAAAATTTATTGAAGGAGGCTGATGAGGCACTGTTATCCGCTCACAATATTCAGACGGAAATAATTCAGGCAGAAGTAAATGGGAAAGGTATCACGCCTTCGGTTTTATTCGTTCACTCACAAGATCATTTAATGACAGCAATTGAGGCAAAAACGTTAATTGAGGGTATGATAAAAATGTATAAAAGAATTGATAAACTTGAAAAGCAATAG
- a CDS encoding PTS sugar transporter subunit IIB has translation MKVLFVCSLGMSSAVAVKALEKEANAKGVEIEVKAVSTQQFEEEVKNGYDVAMVAPQIRHRFDTLNAQAKDAGVPCAMITPQGYSPLGGPKLLKQIQELLSK, from the coding sequence ATGAAAGTATTATTTGTATGTTCACTAGGAATGTCTAGTGCAGTAGCGGTAAAGGCTCTCGAAAAAGAAGCAAATGCAAAAGGTGTGGAAATTGAAGTGAAGGCTGTAAGTACGCAGCAATTTGAAGAAGAAGTAAAAAATGGATATGACGTGGCAATGGTTGCTCCTCAAATAAGACACAGATTTGACACATTAAACGCTCAGGCAAAAGATGCAGGTGTGCCGTGTGCAATGATTACGCCGCAAGGATACAGCCCGCTTGGAGGTCCAAAACTGTTAAAACAAATTCAAGAGCTGTTATCAAAGTAA
- a CDS encoding PTS sugar transporter subunit IIC, whose protein sequence is MAVLEQLSIKMAKISEQRHLRAIRDGIVSTLPLIIVGSIFLILAFPPFPKEWAISILAKKHAVQMLLPYRMTMFIMGLYAVMGIGYSLAKSYKLDGITGAILSVCAFLLTIMPKMINPIEVINQTIGGKAVQVIVEEGTKGSQLIQEDIGYALQMSRLGSAGLFVGIIAAIFAVEVYRMTTTTGFRIKMPEAVPESVARSFEALTPAAIIIFTLTILTYWLNIDLHDIIGSIIKPILKFSDSWFSVILIVFMITFFWSFGIHGDSIVGSVVRPLWLMLLEQNATALANGQNIPHIAAEPLYQWFIWIGGSGTTIGFALLLLLKSKSTYGKTLGKAAILPSIFNINEPIIFGAPIVLNPTLLPPFIIVPIVNASIAYFAMVAGLVNRVTSTPPWTLPGPIGAFLATNGDYRAVILNILLIIISVAIYYPFFTAYEKKLLAEEHAETQE, encoded by the coding sequence ATGGCAGTTTTAGAACAACTTTCAATAAAAATGGCAAAAATATCAGAACAAAGACATTTAAGGGCGATACGGGACGGTATAGTTTCCACATTGCCACTAATCATTGTCGGATCAATATTTTTAATTTTAGCGTTCCCGCCTTTTCCAAAAGAATGGGCAATTTCAATTTTAGCGAAAAAACACGCAGTGCAAATGCTGCTCCCCTATCGTATGACAATGTTCATAATGGGACTTTACGCAGTTATGGGAATCGGTTACAGTCTTGCAAAATCGTATAAGTTAGACGGAATCACAGGGGCAATCCTCTCAGTCTGCGCATTTTTGCTTACAATTATGCCTAAAATGATTAATCCGATTGAAGTGATAAATCAAACTATTGGTGGAAAAGCGGTGCAGGTTATTGTTGAGGAAGGAACAAAAGGCTCTCAACTTATTCAGGAAGATATTGGGTATGCCCTGCAAATGTCAAGATTAGGCTCTGCAGGTTTATTTGTAGGAATAATAGCAGCAATATTTGCAGTTGAAGTATATAGAATGACTACAACAACTGGATTTAGAATAAAAATGCCTGAAGCTGTGCCAGAATCAGTTGCACGTTCATTTGAAGCCTTGACTCCAGCAGCAATAATCATTTTCACATTGACAATCTTAACTTACTGGCTAAATATCGATTTACACGACATAATCGGCTCAATTATAAAACCCATTCTGAAATTTAGTGATTCATGGTTTTCTGTAATACTTATCGTATTTATGATTACGTTTTTCTGGAGCTTTGGAATTCACGGCGATTCAATCGTGGGCTCAGTTGTACGTCCATTATGGCTTATGCTTCTTGAACAAAATGCCACAGCTCTAGCAAACGGACAAAATATTCCTCATATTGCGGCAGAACCTTTATACCAATGGTTTATCTGGATTGGCGGTTCAGGAACGACAATAGGATTTGCACTATTGCTACTGCTTAAATCAAAATCAACTTACGGTAAGACTCTAGGAAAAGCAGCAATCCTTCCTTCAATATTCAACATAAACGAACCAATTATTTTTGGAGCTCCAATCGTATTGAATCCTACATTGTTGCCACCTTTTATAATTGTTCCAATCGTTAATGCCTCAATCGCCTATTTTGCAATGGTAGCAGGACTGGTAAACCGTGTAACTTCAACACCACCTTGGACTCTTCCAGGACCAATAGGAGCATTTTTAGCAACAAATGGAGATTACAGAGCTGTGATTTTAAACATACTTCTAATTATAATTTCCGTTGCAATTTACTATCCTTTCTTTACAGCCTACGAGAAAAAATTGTTGGCAGAAGAACACGCTGAAACACAAGAATAA
- a CDS encoding DUF871 domain-containing protein, translating into MRRLGISIYPGKTTEEELLNYIDKAFEAGFRRIFSCLLSSTKNKEIILKKFKKINYYAKEKGFEIILDVNPKVFNDLGISYDNLAFFNEMGADGIRLDIGFTGLQESIMTFNKQNLKIEVNMSNDTHYIDTIMDYCPNKSNLIGCHNFYPHIHTGLGLEFFKKCTENFTKHGLKTAAFITSQAKNTFGPWPVTQGLPTLEMHRNLPLIVQFKHFMALETIDDIIISNCYPTDEELEEFKKVRKDMVSFSIELEKDVPEIEQKIIFDEFHFNRGDISENLIRSTSSRVKYKGHNFKIFNAPEIIRKGDVIIESSEFGHYAGELLIAKTEMKNTGKSNVVGKIADEEIFLLDYIKPWQKFSFLKK; encoded by the coding sequence ATGAGAAGATTAGGAATTTCAATTTATCCTGGAAAGACAACTGAAGAAGAACTGCTAAATTATATTGACAAAGCTTTTGAGGCTGGTTTTCGCCGAATATTCAGTTGTCTGCTCTCTTCTACGAAGAATAAGGAAATAATTTTAAAAAAATTTAAAAAAATAAATTATTATGCTAAAGAAAAAGGATTTGAAATTATTCTGGATGTAAATCCAAAAGTTTTTAATGACCTCGGAATAAGTTATGATAATTTAGCATTTTTTAATGAAATGGGAGCTGACGGGATTAGGCTTGATATTGGGTTTACCGGCTTGCAGGAAAGCATTATGACATTTAATAAGCAAAATTTAAAAATTGAGGTAAATATGAGCAACGATACCCATTATATCGACACGATTATGGATTACTGCCCAAATAAAAGCAATCTAATAGGATGCCACAATTTTTACCCTCATATTCACACAGGACTTGGATTGGAATTTTTCAAAAAATGCACAGAAAACTTTACAAAACATGGCTTAAAAACAGCGGCATTTATAACCTCACAAGCCAAAAACACTTTTGGGCCTTGGCCAGTAACACAAGGGCTGCCAACTTTGGAAATGCACCGTAACTTGCCGCTAATAGTTCAGTTCAAGCATTTTATGGCACTAGAAACAATTGACGATATAATTATTTCAAACTGCTATCCAACTGATGAAGAATTAGAAGAATTTAAAAAAGTGCGTAAAGATATGGTAAGTTTTTCAATCGAGCTGGAAAAAGATGTTCCTGAAATAGAACAAAAAATAATTTTTGATGAATTTCACTTTAACAGAGGCGATATTTCCGAAAATCTAATCCGTTCCACAAGTAGCCGTGTTAAGTACAAAGGACATAATTTCAAAATTTTTAATGCTCCTGAAATAATAAGAAAGGGAGATGTAATTATTGAAAGTAGCGAATTTGGACATTATGCAGGCGAACTTTTAATTGCAAAGACAGAGATGAAAAATACTGGAAAGTCAAATGTTGTCGGGAAAATAGCTGATGAAGAAATATTTTTACTTGACTACATCAAGCCTTGGCAAAAATTTTCTTTTTTAAAAAAATAA
- a CDS encoding PTS transporter subunit EIIC, whose product MDTKKTAREIYDILGGKENIVSNAVCMTRLRVKIRKDINLEKLKKVDGILNVVNSDTLQIVLGPGKVNTVGDEFSKLSGIALGFSDSNVKDVANENKKANRQKHNGPVQQFLQKIANVFVPLLPGIIAAGLIMGLTNVTNVATKNAYSTVWWFAAIRSIGFVMFAYLAIYAGMNASKEFGGTAVLGGIIGSIFIANPALPLLLKVEEKNAIMLPFINHPFTPGMGGLLAALFMGMITAFLEKQIRKIIPSMLDTFFTPLLTLIIGIFIALLVIQPLGSVITEFIYAILDFTYNKLGILGGYILAAGFLPLVSVGLHQALTPIHVMLNNPEGPTKGINYLLPILMMAGGGQVGAGIAIYIKTKNQRLKNMARDSIPVGILGIGEPLMYAVTLPLGKPFVTACLGSGIGGILAVLFHLGTISQGVSGLFGLLIVVPGTWIYFMIAMLGAYAGGFILTYFFGIDNEKIEEMYGEQ is encoded by the coding sequence ATGGATACTAAAAAAACAGCACGGGAAATTTATGATATTTTAGGAGGCAAGGAAAATATTGTTTCAAATGCAGTCTGCATGACAAGACTTAGAGTAAAAATTCGGAAAGATATAAATCTAGAAAAATTAAAAAAAGTTGATGGTATTCTGAATGTTGTAAATTCTGATACTTTACAGATTGTATTAGGTCCTGGAAAAGTAAACACTGTGGGAGATGAATTTTCAAAACTTAGCGGTATTGCTCTAGGATTTTCAGACAGTAATGTAAAAGATGTGGCAAATGAAAATAAGAAAGCCAATAGACAAAAACATAACGGACCTGTTCAACAATTTCTTCAAAAAATTGCAAATGTATTTGTGCCTTTACTACCTGGAATAATTGCAGCAGGATTAATAATGGGACTTACAAATGTGACAAATGTTGCAACTAAAAATGCTTATAGTACAGTATGGTGGTTCGCTGCCATAAGAAGTATCGGATTTGTAATGTTTGCTTACCTTGCAATATATGCAGGAATGAATGCATCAAAAGAGTTTGGTGGAACAGCCGTCCTCGGTGGAATTATCGGCTCTATATTCATAGCAAATCCTGCTTTGCCGCTACTTTTAAAAGTTGAAGAAAAAAACGCAATTATGCTGCCTTTTATTAACCACCCCTTTACACCAGGAATGGGCGGATTACTTGCAGCTCTTTTTATGGGAATGATTACCGCATTTCTGGAAAAGCAGATAAGAAAAATAATCCCATCAATGCTCGACACTTTCTTTACCCCCCTTTTAACATTAATAATCGGGATATTTATTGCCTTACTCGTAATTCAGCCTTTAGGAAGCGTTATAACAGAATTTATATACGCTATTCTTGATTTTACGTACAATAAATTAGGAATTTTGGGTGGCTACATCTTGGCAGCAGGATTTTTACCTCTAGTTTCTGTAGGATTACACCAGGCATTAACTCCTATCCATGTAATGCTTAACAATCCTGAAGGCCCCACAAAAGGTATTAATTATTTACTCCCAATTCTTATGATGGCAGGAGGAGGACAAGTTGGTGCAGGAATTGCAATTTATATAAAAACTAAGAACCAAAGGCTTAAAAATATGGCAAGAGATTCCATTCCAGTTGGAATACTTGGAATTGGCGAGCCATTAATGTACGCTGTAACTTTGCCATTAGGAAAACCATTTGTTACAGCCTGTCTAGGTTCCGGGATTGGCGGAATTCTTGCAGTTCTATTCCATTTAGGAACAATTTCTCAAGGTGTTTCGGGCTTATTTGGGCTGCTTATTGTAGTCCCAGGAACTTGGATTTACTTTATGATCGCAATGCTTGGAGCGTATGCAGGAGGATTTATCCTAACTTACTTCTTCGGAATTGATAACGAAAAGATAGAAGAAATGTACGGTGAACAATAA
- a CDS encoding YafY family protein gives MKISRLFEIVYLLLEKRTITAKELAAHFEVSARTIYRDIDILSSAGIPVYFQRGKHGGIKLMDNYIMNKSLLSQKEQNEILYALQSLNATNYPNNNKTLSKLSAIFKQKADSWIKIDFSRYSCDNSTLFEKIKEAILTKQTVKFDYFNTKGEHSERTADPLTLWFKEKAWYLFAYCHDKKDIRQFKVSRIKDLILTEKYFEKSAENFKINDKKDKVKIVKVIVEIDKSQAYRVYDEFPEENISKMENGNFEVIMEYPENEWVYGYLLSFGEYLKVKEPERIKKILFEKIEKMKENYK, from the coding sequence ATGAAAATCAGCAGATTATTTGAAATTGTTTATCTATTACTTGAAAAAAGGACTATTACTGCAAAAGAGCTTGCTGCACATTTTGAAGTATCAGCCAGAACAATTTACAGAGATATTGACATCCTCTCTTCTGCTGGTATTCCAGTCTATTTTCAAAGAGGAAAACATGGCGGAATAAAATTAATGGATAACTACATAATGAATAAATCCCTACTTTCCCAAAAAGAGCAAAACGAAATACTTTATGCCCTCCAAAGCCTAAATGCCACAAACTATCCCAACAACAATAAAACTCTTTCAAAATTAAGCGCCATCTTCAAGCAAAAGGCAGACAGCTGGATAAAAATAGATTTCTCAAGATATAGCTGTGATAACAGCACTTTATTTGAAAAAATTAAAGAGGCAATATTAACTAAACAAACCGTAAAATTTGACTATTTCAACACAAAAGGCGAACATTCTGAAAGAACAGCAGATCCTCTAACTTTATGGTTCAAGGAAAAAGCGTGGTATTTATTTGCCTATTGTCATGATAAAAAAGACATCAGACAGTTTAAAGTAAGTAGAATAAAAGACTTGATTCTTACAGAAAAATATTTTGAAAAATCAGCAGAAAATTTTAAAATTAATGATAAAAAAGACAAGGTAAAAATTGTAAAAGTTATAGTCGAAATAGATAAATCACAGGCATATCGTGTCTATGATGAATTTCCTGAAGAGAATATAAGCAAAATGGAAAATGGCAATTTTGAAGTTATAATGGAATATCCTGAAAATGAATGGGTTTATGGTTATTTACTTTCGTTTGGAGAATATTTGAAAGTGAAGGAACCTGAGAGAATAAAGAAAATTTTATTTGAGAAAATTGAGAAAATGAAGGAAAATTATAAATAG
- a CDS encoding GyrI-like domain-containing protein: MKYEIVEIKEKTLVGFKTRVKDDETMSEKISDLWKKLYSEKGVQNIKNRINDNAIGVYYNYSNENGFEYDCLTGCEVKNKIDAIPEDMIKIKIPKGRYAKFVIFGDPVKAVGEFWYKFWEEFGKEKSDIRNYTYDFEEYIVGNDYENMEIHIYISIK, encoded by the coding sequence ATGAAATATGAAATAGTAGAAATTAAAGAAAAAACTCTTGTTGGATTTAAAACAAGAGTGAAAGATGATGAAACAATGTCTGAAAAAATTTCAGATTTATGGAAAAAACTATATTCTGAAAAAGGTGTCCAAAATATAAAAAACAGAATAAATGACAATGCTATTGGTGTCTATTATAACTACAGTAATGAAAATGGCTTTGAATATGATTGTCTTACAGGCTGTGAAGTGAAAAATAAAATTGATGCAATTCCTGAAGATATGATAAAAATAAAAATTCCCAAAGGAAGATATGCAAAATTTGTGATTTTTGGTGATCCTGTAAAGGCTGTTGGAGAATTTTGGTATAAATTTTGGGAAGAATTTGGGAAGGAAAAATCTGATATAAGAAATTATACTTATGATTTTGAAGAATATATAGTAGGTAATGATTATGAAAATATGGAAATTCACATTTATATCAGCATAAAATAA
- a CDS encoding GyrI-like domain-containing protein: MAFDFKKEFKKFYKPSENPEIIEIPKMNFIAVRGKGNPNEKGGEYQKAVEMLYGVAYTLKMSYKTQYKIEGFFEYVVPPLEGLWWQENVKHENYLLNKELFNWISLIRVPDFIKKEDVKWAIKCATEKKKKDFSKVEFFSYNEGVCVQCMHIGSYNEEPETIQRMNEFAQKCGYSIDLTGERYHHEIYLSDPRKTDINKMKTVIRQPVRKQGENHSEK, translated from the coding sequence ATGGCATTTGATTTTAAAAAGGAATTTAAAAAATTTTATAAACCGTCGGAAAATCCTGAAATTATAGAAATTCCTAAAATGAATTTTATAGCAGTACGGGGAAAAGGAAATCCAAATGAGAAAGGAGGGGAATATCAGAAAGCTGTTGAAATGTTATATGGAGTTGCCTATACCCTTAAAATGAGTTACAAGACGCAATATAAAATTGAAGGATTTTTTGAATATGTTGTTCCTCCTTTGGAAGGGCTCTGGTGGCAGGAAAATGTAAAGCATGAGAATTATCTGTTAAACAAGGAATTATTTAACTGGATTTCTTTAATTAGAGTGCCTGATTTTATTAAAAAGGAAGATGTAAAATGGGCTATAAAGTGTGCAACTGAAAAAAAGAAAAAAGATTTTTCAAAAGTTGAATTTTTCAGCTATAATGAAGGGGTTTGTGTACAATGCATGCATATAGGAAGCTACAATGAAGAACCTGAAACTATCCAAAGAATGAATGAATTTGCACAAAAATGTGGATATAGCATTGATTTAACAGGTGAAAGGTATCACCATGAAATTTATTTAAGCGATCCAAGAAAAACAGATATAAATAAAATGAAGACAGTGATAAGACAGCCTGTCAGAAAACAGGGAGAAAATCATTCAGAAAAATAG
- a CDS encoding YaaA family protein produces the protein MKIIISPSKTKKINNLPIKDDSYLIEKEPFYLEITKEIIEKIKIFSVEEIEKKFKLKNEKAKKLLEFYKNYENEKSGNALTSYTGVAYKAIKIETFDKSDFEYLESHLVILSALYEILTPYTNVKEYRLDMTNSIFKNKSLYEVWKTSVNEYFENEDVILNLASKEYSKLINSNKLIDFEFWEDSNGKLKQVSTNSKKIRGFTLNYIVKNKISDVKKLKNITLNGYVFSEKMSDERKYVYVKK, from the coding sequence ATGAAAATTATAATATCACCAAGTAAAACTAAAAAAATTAATAATTTACCAATAAAAGATGATAGTTACTTGATTGAAAAAGAGCCTTTTTATTTGGAAATAACGAAGGAAATTATTGAAAAAATAAAAATCTTTTCTGTAGAGGAAATTGAGAAAAAGTTTAAATTGAAAAATGAAAAGGCAAAAAAGTTATTGGAATTTTATAAAAACTATGAGAATGAGAAAAGTGGAAATGCTTTGACAAGCTATACTGGTGTTGCGTATAAGGCTATAAAAATCGAAACGTTTGATAAAAGTGATTTTGAATATTTGGAATCGCATTTGGTTATTTTGTCTGCTTTGTATGAGATTTTGACACCTTATACAAATGTGAAGGAGTATCGTCTTGATATGACAAATTCAATTTTTAAGAATAAGTCGCTTTATGAGGTTTGGAAAACTAGCGTGAATGAATATTTTGAAAATGAAGATGTTATTTTAAATCTTGCCTCAAAGGAATATTCTAAACTTATAAATTCTAATAAATTGATTGACTTTGAATTTTGGGAAGATTCCAATGGCAAATTGAAACAAGTAAGCACAAACTCAAAGAAAATACGAGGTTTTACTTTGAATTATATTGTGAAAAATAAGATTAGTGATGTGAAAAAATTGAAAAACATTACTTTGAATGGGTATGTTTTTAGTGAAAAAATGTCGGATGAAAGAAAATATGTTTATGTGAAGAAGTGA